A region of Salvelinus alpinus chromosome 24, SLU_Salpinus.1, whole genome shotgun sequence DNA encodes the following proteins:
- the LOC139552412 gene encoding developmentally-regulated GTP-binding protein 1, with translation MSLLAKIAEIEAEMARTQKNKATSNHLGLLKARLAKMRRELITPKGGSGGGTGEGFDVAKTGDARIGFVGFPSVGKSTLLSNLAGVYSEVAAYEFTTLTTVPGVIRYKGAKIQLLDLPGIIEGAKDGKGRGRQVIAVARTCNLILIVLDVLKPLGHKKLIEHELEGFGIRLNKQPPNIGFKKKDKGGINFTVTCPQSELDVDAVKSILAEYKIHNADITLRSDSTADDLIDVVEGNRVYIPCIYVLNKIDQISIEELDIIYKVPHCVPISAHSRWNFDDLLEKMWDYLHLVRIYTKPKGQLPDYTSPVVLPTEHTAVEDFCLKIHKSLLKELKYALVWGASVKHNPQKVGKDHVMEDEDVIQLVKK, from the exons ATGGCTCGGACTCAGAAGAACAAAGCCACATCTAACCACTTGGGGCTGCTCAAAGCTCGCCTGGCCAAGATGAGGAGAGAACTTATCACACCAAAGGGAGGCAGTGGAGGAGGCACAGGGGAAG GCTTTGATGTGGCAAAAACAGGTGATGCCCGTATCGGGTTTGTAGGCTTCCCCTCAGTAGGCAAGTCTACTTTACTAAGTAACCTGGCAGGGGTGTACTCAGAGGTGGCGGCCTATGAGTTCACCACCCTCACCACAGTACCAGGAGTGATCCGCTACAAGGGTGCCAAAATACAG CTCCTGGATCTTCCAGGTATCATCGAGGGGGCCAAAGATGGCAAGGGCAGAGGACGACAGGTCATCGCAG TGGCTCGAACCTGCAACCTGATCCTCATAGTGTTGGATGTTCTGAAGCCTCTGGGCCacaagaagctgattgaacacGAGCTGGAGGGCTTCGGAATCCGCCTCAACAAGCAGCCGCCCAACATCGGCTTCAAGAAGAAGGACAAAGGAGGCATCAACTTCACCGTCACA tgTCCACAGAGTGAGCTGGACGTTGACGCAGTGAAGAGCATCCTGGCCGAGTACAAGATCCACAACGCTGACATCACCCTGCGCAGCGACTCCACTGCCGATGACCTCATCGACGTGGTGGAGGGAAACCG AGTGTACATCCCCTGCATTTATGTGCTCAACAAAATCGACCAGATCTCCATTGAAGAGCTGGACATCATCTACAAGGTACCCCACTGCGTGCCCATCTCTGCCCATTCCCGCTGGAACTTTGATGACCTACTGGAGAAGATGTGGGACTACCTGCACCTAGTGCGCAT ATACACCAAACCCAAAGGCCAGCTTCCTGACTACACATCTCCAGTCGTtctacctactgaacatactgcaGTGGAGGACTTCTGTCTGAAGATTCATAAAAGCCTCCTCAAAGAATTAAAATA TGCTCTGGTGTGGGGTGCTTCAGTGAAACACAACCCCCAGAAGGTGGGAAAAGACCATGTCATGGAAGATGAGGATGTAATCCAGCTGGTGAAAAAGTAA